The Blattabacterium cuenoti genome includes a region encoding these proteins:
- the rplF gene encoding 50S ribosomal protein L6, whose translation MSRIGKKPIFIPEDVNIEIFDQNILVKGSLGSLSQKISEGFQLNLNGNKLLITKNQENKKYKSLHGLYHMLIKNMIIGVTKGFQKKLELVGIGYRAFYNESILDLSLGFSHNIMMQIPEEINIKIESEKAKNTIIILKSYDKQLLGIIAAKIRSFRTPEPYKGKGIRYFGEEVRRKAGKSA comes from the coding sequence ATGTCTAGAATAGGGAAGAAGCCTATTTTTATCCCTGAAGATGTTAATATTGAGATTTTTGATCAAAATATATTGGTAAAAGGCTCTTTAGGAAGTTTAAGTCAAAAAATTTCAGAAGGATTTCAATTGAATTTAAATGGAAATAAATTGTTAATTACTAAAAATCAAGAAAATAAAAAATATAAATCTTTACACGGGTTATATCATATGTTAATAAAAAATATGATAATAGGAGTTACAAAAGGATTTCAAAAAAAATTAGAGTTAGTAGGAATTGGTTACAGAGCATTTTATAATGAATCAATTTTAGATTTAAGTTTAGGTTTTTCTCATAATATTATGATGCAAATTCCTGAGGAAATTAATATAAAAATAGAGTCTGAGAAAGCTAAAAATACTATTATTATTTTAAAATCTTATGATAAACAGTTGTTGGGAATAATCGCTGCTAAAATTAGATCTTTCAGAACTCCAGAACCTTATAAAGGAAAAGGAATTAGATATTTTGGAGAAGAAGTTCGAAGAAAGGCAGGAAAATCTGCTTAA
- the secY gene encoding preprotein translocase subunit SecY, giving the protein MNKNFIMTVYNIWNVKELRKKIIITLGLLLVYRFGAYIPLPGINPLGISNFIEKFNSGSKGLMQILSSFTGGAFNRASVLALGIMPYISASIIIQLMCIIIPYLQRLQKDGESGRKQINFITRWLTIGICLIQAPVYLVSLTQQFIPFSSSRIAYLINLNTFHGKSMFWIIGIMILTSGTLFTMWLGDKITDKGIGNGISLIIMSGIIARFPDAISKEIISKLEIGNGGLIILFLEFLLWLLVILFSIIIIQAVRKIPVQYVSHYKSLGLDSIHNKKHQYIPLKMTAAGVMPIIFSQAIMLFPLTFSDYVKNTNIKSFFHLFQDIYGLWYNLTISLLVIIFTFFYTAIAIPVNQMANDLKRSGGHIPRIKPGKETAEYIDRILSTITLPGAFLLSVIAILPSIVFRLGFTQNFSLFYGGTSLLIVVGVILDILQQVNIYLLNYHYDELMMMKYRSSRYTR; this is encoded by the coding sequence ATGAATAAAAATTTTATAATGACTGTTTATAACATTTGGAATGTTAAAGAATTACGAAAAAAAATAATAATCACTTTAGGTTTATTGTTAGTATATCGTTTTGGTGCTTATATTCCTCTTCCAGGTATTAATCCTTTAGGAATTAGTAATTTTATAGAAAAATTTAATTCAGGATCTAAAGGATTAATGCAAATTTTATCCTCTTTTACAGGTGGGGCTTTTAATCGTGCATCAGTTTTAGCTTTAGGCATTATGCCTTATATATCTGCATCTATTATTATACAATTGATGTGTATAATTATTCCTTATTTGCAAAGATTACAAAAAGATGGAGAAAGCGGAAGAAAACAAATTAATTTTATAACGAGATGGTTAACTATAGGAATATGTTTAATACAAGCTCCTGTGTATCTCGTTTCTTTGACTCAACAATTTATTCCTTTTTCTTCTTCAAGAATTGCTTATTTAATTAATTTAAATACTTTTCATGGGAAAAGTATGTTTTGGATTATAGGAATAATGATTTTAACTTCAGGTACTTTATTTACCATGTGGTTGGGAGATAAAATAACGGATAAAGGAATAGGAAATGGAATTTCTTTAATTATAATGTCTGGAATAATAGCGCGTTTTCCAGATGCTATCAGTAAGGAAATTATTAGTAAATTGGAAATTGGAAATGGAGGATTAATAATTTTGTTTCTTGAATTTTTATTATGGTTATTAGTTATTTTGTTTTCTATTATAATTATTCAAGCTGTTAGAAAAATACCAGTACAATATGTTTCTCATTATAAGTCTTTAGGATTAGATTCAATACACAATAAAAAGCATCAATATATTCCACTAAAAATGACGGCAGCTGGAGTTATGCCTATTATATTTTCTCAAGCTATTATGTTGTTTCCACTAACTTTTTCTGATTATGTAAAAAACACTAACATAAAAAGTTTTTTTCATCTTTTTCAAGATATTTATGGATTATGGTATAATTTAACTATTTCTTTGTTAGTCATAATTTTTACTTTTTTTTATACAGCTATTGCTATTCCAGTAAATCAAATGGCCAATGATTTGAAAAGAAGTGGAGGACATATACCTAGAATTAAACCTGGAAAAGAGACTGCTGAGTATATAGATCGCATTTTATCAACAATCACATTGCCTGGAGCTTTTTTATTATCAGTCATAGCAATACTTCCCTCTATTGTTTTTCGTTTGGGTTTTACACAAAATTTTTCTTTATTTTATGGAGGAACTTCTCTACTAATTGTAGTAGGAGTAATTCTAGACATTTTACAGCAAGTGAACATATATCTTTTGAACTATCATTATGATGAATTAATGATGATGAAATATCGTAGTAGTAGATATACTAGATAA
- the rpsQ gene encoding 30S ribosomal protein S17: MIKKTRNIRKQRQGIVVSDKMDKTIIVHEIKKVKHRYYGKSITKNKKYMVHDEKNISKNGDKVSIMEMRPVSKRKCWRLVNILEKFNV; this comes from the coding sequence ATGATAAAAAAAACTAGAAACATTCGAAAACAAAGACAAGGAATAGTTGTTAGTGATAAAATGGATAAAACGATTATAGTACATGAAATCAAAAAGGTGAAACATAGATATTACGGAAAAAGTATTACGAAAAATAAAAAATATATGGTTCACGATGAAAAAAATATTTCTAAAAATGGAGATAAAGTAAGTATCATGGAAATGCGTCCTGTTAGTAAAAGAAAATGTTGGAGATTAGTTAATATTTTAGAAAAATTTAATGTATAA
- the rpmC gene encoding 50S ribosomal protein L29, whose product MNNLDIKNLSIRNLIKKISELKKNYQNIKFNHHIKMLKNPMQIKFIRKNIAKLKTEYNKKINDKKN is encoded by the coding sequence ATGAATAATTTAGACATAAAAAATTTATCCATTAGGAATTTGATTAAGAAAATTAGTGAGTTGAAAAAAAACTACCAAAATATAAAATTTAATCATCACATAAAAATGTTGAAAAATCCTATGCAAATTAAATTTATCAGGAAAAATATTGCCAAATTAAAAACTGAATATAATAAAAAAATTAATGATAAAAAAAACTAG
- the rplN gene encoding 50S ribosomal protein L14, which yields MLQQESRCRVSDNTGAKEVLIIRVLGGTKKRYASLGDTIVVTIKVAVSKGSIVKKGQVCKAVIIRTKNRTRRKDGSYINFDDNACVLINTSGEIMGTRVFGPVARELREREYMKIISLAQEVL from the coding sequence ATGTTACAACAAGAATCTAGGTGTAGAGTATCCGATAATACAGGAGCTAAAGAAGTTTTAATTATTAGAGTTTTAGGTGGAACTAAAAAGAGATATGCTTCATTAGGTGATACTATAGTAGTTACTATAAAAGTAGCTGTTTCTAAAGGAAGTATAGTTAAAAAAGGTCAAGTTTGTAAAGCTGTAATAATTAGAACAAAAAACAGAACTAGAAGAAAAGATGGATCTTACATAAATTTTGATGATAATGCTTGTGTGTTAATTAACACTTCTGGAGAAATAATGGGAACAAGAGTTTTTGGTCCAGTAGCAAGAGAACTAAGGGAAAGAGAATATATGAAAATTATTTCTTTAGCACAAGAAGTTTTGTAA
- a CDS encoding DNA-directed RNA polymerase subunit alpha, which produces MAILDFVKPNKITISEFSDSKGIFHLKPLEPGYGMTLGNALRRVLLGSLRGFAVTSIKIKGVKYEFSTIEGVLEDVTEIILNFKKIRFKQKILGTCKETVNVHINQEKQVTGKILNKFISGFQILNDNLVICNKDESIPLDISFTIEEGRGYVPAEENKKNNQDSIETISIDSIYTPIKNVKYTIESCRVGQKTDFENLSLEIITDGSISPKLALMEASKILIQYFSIFSYEKIGEKKEEKINKEKKYDEEFIRMRTLLMSKLSDMDLSVRTKNCLKSASINTIADLVSCKRNNMLKMRNFGKKSLDELESKMKDKGLYFGMNIGEFKLNES; this is translated from the coding sequence ATGGCTATTCTAGATTTCGTAAAACCTAATAAAATTACAATATCTGAATTTTCAGATAGTAAGGGCATTTTTCATTTAAAACCTTTAGAACCAGGATATGGAATGACTTTAGGTAATGCATTAAGAAGAGTTTTATTGGGTTCTTTGAGAGGATTCGCAGTAACTTCTATTAAAATTAAAGGAGTTAAATATGAATTTTCTACTATAGAAGGGGTTCTTGAAGATGTAACTGAAATTATTTTAAATTTCAAGAAAATTCGTTTTAAACAAAAAATATTAGGAACTTGTAAAGAAACAGTTAACGTTCATATAAATCAGGAGAAACAAGTGACAGGAAAAATTTTGAATAAATTCATTTCTGGATTTCAAATTTTGAACGATAATTTAGTTATTTGTAATAAAGATGAATCAATTCCTTTAGATATAAGTTTCACAATTGAAGAAGGAAGAGGTTATGTTCCTGCAGAAGAAAATAAAAAGAATAATCAAGATTCTATTGAAACTATTTCGATTGATTCTATTTATACTCCAATTAAAAATGTGAAATATACAATAGAAAGCTGTCGCGTAGGACAAAAAACGGATTTTGAAAATCTTTCATTAGAAATAATAACGGATGGATCTATATCTCCAAAATTGGCTTTAATGGAGGCTTCAAAAATATTAATTCAGTATTTTTCTATTTTTTCTTATGAAAAAATAGGTGAGAAAAAAGAAGAAAAAATTAATAAAGAAAAAAAATATGATGAAGAATTTATACGAATGCGAACATTATTAATGTCTAAGTTAAGTGATATGGATTTATCTGTTCGTACAAAAAATTGCTTAAAGTCAGCTTCTATAAATACGATTGCAGATTTAGTGAGTTGTAAAAGAAATAATATGTTAAAAATGAGAAATTTTGGTAAAAAATCACTAGATGAACTAGAAAGTAAAATGAAGGATAAAGGATTATATTTTGGCATGAACATAGGAGAATTTAAATTAAATGAATCATAA
- the rpsC gene encoding 30S ribosomal protein S3, whose translation MGQKTNPIVNRLGIITGWQSSWCNNYKDRIQEDFKVRRYIEARFPKGIVSRIFIERTLKFITITIRTSRPALVIGKRGDEVDTVRKELKKLTKKEIQINISEVKRPELDAPLIAKGLVRQLENRISYKKAIKVSILSAVRTNAQGIRIQISGRLNGSEMARCETYKEGRISLGTFRADVDYHMEVAHTIYGSIGVKVWIMKGEIYGKRELSPLLGIQKKHRKSHHFNRKKK comes from the coding sequence ATGGGACAAAAAACTAATCCAATTGTGAATCGACTTGGAATTATAACAGGATGGCAATCTAGTTGGTGCAATAATTATAAAGATAGAATACAAGAAGATTTTAAAGTAAGAAGATATATAGAAGCTAGATTTCCAAAAGGAATAGTTTCTCGTATTTTTATAGAAAGAACTTTGAAATTTATAACAATTACTATTAGAACATCAAGACCTGCACTTGTTATAGGAAAAAGAGGAGATGAAGTAGATACAGTAAGAAAAGAATTAAAGAAACTTACTAAAAAAGAAATTCAAATTAATATATCTGAAGTTAAACGTCCTGAATTAGATGCTCCACTAATTGCTAAAGGTTTAGTTAGACAACTAGAGAATCGTATTTCTTATAAAAAGGCCATTAAAGTATCTATTCTTTCCGCTGTCAGAACTAATGCCCAAGGTATAAGAATTCAGATTTCAGGAAGGCTTAATGGATCGGAAATGGCAAGATGTGAAACTTATAAAGAAGGCAGAATTTCTCTTGGAACTTTTCGTGCTGATGTTGATTACCATATGGAAGTGGCTCATACTATTTATGGCAGTATAGGAGTTAAAGTATGGATTATGAAAGGGGAAATATACGGAAAAAGAGAATTATCTCCATTGTTAGGAATTCAAAAAAAACATAGAAAATCTCATCATTTTAATAGAAAAAAGAAGTAA
- the rpsN gene encoding 30S ribosomal protein S14 encodes MAKESVKARQRKREKMVLKYASKRKALKKAGNYQLLQKLPRDASPVRLRNRCSITGRCRGYMRKFGISRIIFRNLVSQGLIPGVKKASW; translated from the coding sequence ATGGCTAAAGAATCAGTTAAAGCAAGACAAAGAAAAAGAGAAAAAATGGTTTTGAAATATGCAAGTAAAAGAAAAGCTTTAAAAAAAGCTGGAAATTATCAGCTATTGCAAAAATTACCTAGAGATGCTTCTCCTGTTCGTTTAAGAAATAGATGTTCTATTACTGGTAGATGTAGAGGATATATGCGTAAGTTTGGAATTTCTCGTATTATTTTTAGAAATTTAGTTTCTCAAGGACTTATTCCTGGAGTAAAAAAAGCAAGTTGGTGA
- the rpsK gene encoding 30S ribosomal protein S11 translates to MVKSSLGKGKGRKKSVVVDSVGEAHIQATFNNIIITLTNKKGDVVAWSSAGKMNFRGSKKNTPYAAQMVAENVAKEGLNAGIKKVEVKVKGPGAGRDAAIRALSNSGIVVTIIKDITPLPHNGCRPPKRRRV, encoded by the coding sequence ATGGTCAAATCATCATTGGGAAAGGGAAAGGGTAGAAAAAAATCAGTAGTAGTAGATTCTGTGGGGGAAGCTCATATCCAAGCTACTTTTAATAATATTATTATAACTTTAACAAATAAAAAAGGGGACGTAGTTGCATGGTCTTCTGCTGGTAAAATGAATTTTAGAGGATCTAAAAAAAATACTCCATATGCTGCTCAAATGGTAGCAGAAAATGTAGCAAAAGAAGGTTTAAACGCTGGAATAAAAAAGGTGGAAGTTAAAGTCAAAGGTCCTGGAGCAGGAAGAGATGCTGCTATACGAGCATTGAGTAATTCTGGTATTGTAGTAACAATAATAAAAGATATTACTCCTTTACCACATAATGGTTGTCGTCCTCCTAAAAGGAGAAGAGTTTGA
- the rplO gene encoding 50S ribosomal protein L15: MDKSFLTINCLHPNHKSNKKKLRLGRGQGSGKGGTCGRGHKGAKSRSGFSKKKGFEGGQMPFQRRIPKFGFKRNVFGKRIVGINLDTIQDRIKKEGKNIVNKEFFIKNNLIRKNDFVKILGRGKLNIPLKIYASKFSKKALLSIKKIGGEAVFT; this comes from the coding sequence ATGGATAAAAGTTTTTTAACTATTAATTGTTTACATCCAAACCATAAATCTAATAAAAAGAAATTAAGATTAGGTAGAGGACAAGGTTCAGGAAAAGGAGGAACTTGTGGTAGAGGACATAAAGGAGCTAAATCTAGATCTGGTTTTTCTAAAAAAAAAGGATTTGAAGGAGGACAAATGCCTTTTCAAAGAAGAATACCTAAATTTGGATTTAAAAGAAATGTTTTCGGTAAAAGAATTGTTGGAATTAATTTAGACACAATTCAAGATCGTATTAAAAAAGAAGGAAAAAATATCGTTAATAAAGAATTCTTTATCAAAAATAATTTGATTAGGAAAAATGATTTTGTTAAAATTTTAGGAAGAGGGAAACTTAACATCCCATTAAAAATATATGCATCCAAATTTAGTAAAAAAGCTTTATTATCTATAAAAAAAATAGGGGGAGAAGCTGTATTTACATAA
- the rplE gene encoding 50S ribosomal protein L5, translating into MIYQSKFQEFYKKKIVPALIKKFRYISIMEVPKLKKIVIHQGVGSSVFDKKIIYHSMNEITDVTGQKAVFCYSKHDESGFKLRKGMSIGVKVTLRRVKMYEFLERLIVVYLPRVRDFNGVKENSFDGRGNYNMGIIEQIIYPEISIDKIKKNMGMNITFVTSAKNNEEAKSLLSLFGIPFKIKKNKNG; encoded by the coding sequence GTGATTTATCAATCTAAATTTCAAGAATTTTATAAAAAAAAAATAGTTCCTGCTTTAATTAAAAAATTTAGATATATTTCTATTATGGAAGTACCTAAATTAAAAAAAATAGTGATTCATCAAGGGGTAGGTTCTTCCGTTTTTGATAAAAAAATCATATATCATTCCATGAATGAAATAACAGATGTAACAGGACAAAAAGCTGTTTTTTGTTATTCTAAACATGATGAATCCGGATTTAAACTTAGAAAAGGAATGTCTATAGGGGTCAAAGTTACTTTAAGGAGAGTAAAAATGTATGAATTTTTAGAAAGACTTATTGTTGTTTATTTACCTAGAGTTAGGGATTTCAATGGAGTGAAAGAAAATAGTTTTGATGGTCGTGGAAATTATAATATGGGAATTATAGAACAAATAATTTATCCTGAAATAAGTATTGATAAAATTAAAAAAAATATGGGAATGAATATTACATTTGTAACTTCTGCAAAAAATAATGAAGAAGCTAAAAGTCTTTTGTCTTTATTTGGAATACCTTTTAAAATTAAAAAGAATAAAAATGGCTAA
- the rplR gene encoding 50S ribosomal protein L18: MKNKKSRKIFGNPNRPRISVFRSNKEIYAQIIDDLCGKTLVFSSSKEKEFRKYKKNKTEIANKVGKRLGNKAMKLKIKKLVFDKGKYLYHGRVKSLADGVREAGLEF; the protein is encoded by the coding sequence ATGAAAAATAAAAAATCGAGAAAAATTTTCGGAAATCCAAATAGACCTAGAATTTCCGTTTTTAGAAGCAATAAAGAAATATATGCACAAATAATAGATGATTTATGTGGAAAAACTTTAGTTTTTTCTTCTTCAAAAGAAAAAGAATTTCGAAAATATAAAAAAAATAAAACAGAAATAGCTAATAAAGTAGGAAAACGATTAGGAAACAAGGCAATGAAATTGAAAATAAAAAAATTAGTATTTGATAAAGGAAAATATTTATATCATGGAAGAGTTAAATCTTTAGCTGATGGAGTGAGAGAAGCTGGGTTAGAATTTTAA
- the rplX gene encoding 50S ribosomal protein L24, producing MKKIKKKDKVLILSGNYKGIEGIVTKVFYKKNKAIIDGINMVKRHTKPIPKQPKGGIIEKEAPIHLSNLKKIESDLSI from the coding sequence ATGAAAAAAATAAAGAAAAAAGATAAAGTATTAATTTTATCAGGAAATTATAAGGGGATTGAAGGAATAGTTACGAAAGTTTTTTATAAAAAAAATAAAGCTATTATAGATGGAATCAATATGGTTAAACGACATACTAAACCTATTCCAAAACAACCTAAAGGTGGTATTATAGAAAAAGAAGCTCCTATACATTTATCTAATTTGAAAAAAATTGAAAGTGATTTATCAATCTAA
- the rpsH gene encoding 30S ribosomal protein S8, translating to MDIIADFLTRIRNASLAKHKLLKVPSSKMKKEILRVLLENGYILGYKFEYDRKIIKIALKYYKEKTSVIQKIIRISKPGLRKYCKYKNIPRVLNGLGIAIISTSSGVITDKQARKKKIGGEILCFIY from the coding sequence ATGGATATTATTGCTGATTTTTTAACTAGAATTCGAAATGCTAGTTTAGCAAAACATAAATTACTTAAAGTTCCATCTTCTAAAATGAAGAAAGAGATTCTTCGTGTTTTATTAGAAAATGGATACATATTAGGTTATAAATTTGAATATGATAGAAAAATAATTAAAATAGCTTTAAAATATTATAAAGAAAAAACTTCTGTTATTCAAAAAATTATTAGAATTAGTAAACCAGGATTAAGAAAATATTGTAAATATAAAAATATACCTAGAGTATTAAACGGATTAGGAATTGCTATAATTTCTACTTCTAGTGGAGTTATTACAGATAAGCAAGCAAGAAAAAAGAAAATAGGAGGAGAAATATTATGTTTTATATATTGA
- the rpsM gene encoding 30S ribosomal protein S13, which translates to MSVRISGVDLPKSKRGVIGLTYLYGVGKSLSKRILCSIGIDENKKVESWSDDDISKIRKYISDHIKIEGELRSEIQFHIKRLMDIGCYVGTRHRKCLPLRGQKTKNNCRTRKGRKKTVANKKKVAT; encoded by the coding sequence ATGTCTGTAAGAATTTCAGGAGTGGATTTACCAAAATCTAAAAGGGGAGTTATCGGTCTTACTTATTTATATGGAGTGGGGAAAAGTCTATCAAAAAGAATACTCTGTTCAATTGGAATAGATGAAAATAAAAAAGTAGAGAGTTGGTCTGATGATGATATAAGTAAGATACGGAAATATATATCTGATCATATAAAGATTGAAGGAGAATTAAGATCTGAAATACAATTTCATATTAAACGATTAATGGATATAGGCTGTTATGTCGGAACTAGACATAGAAAATGTTTACCATTAAGAGGACAAAAGACAAAAAATAATTGTAGAACCAGAAAAGGTAGAAAAAAAACAGTAGCAAATAAAAAGAAAGTAGCAACATAA
- the rpmJ gene encoding 50S ribosomal protein L36, translating to MKVRASLKKRTDNCKIVRRKRRLRIINKKNPRFKQKQG from the coding sequence ATGAAAGTAAGGGCATCTTTAAAAAAAAGAACTGATAACTGTAAAATTGTTAGAAGAAAAAGACGTCTTCGTATTATTAATAAAAAAAATCCTAGATTTAAACAAAAACAAGGTTAA
- the rpsD gene encoding 30S ribosomal protein S4 codes for MAKYIGPKTKISRRFGECIYGEDKYFERRKYPSGQHGANRRRGKRSEYFIQLIEKQKARYTYGILERQFESLFFEASKKKGITGELLLQACESRLDNIVFRLKFAPSRSSARQIVSHRHIIVNNKIVNIPSFRLKPGDKIEIKEKSKKHPVILDSIHNKTGPIVEWLILDEKNMFGIFRMMPKRAQIPENIKEQLIVELYSK; via the coding sequence ATGGCAAAATATATAGGACCAAAAACCAAAATATCTAGAAGATTTGGGGAGTGTATTTATGGGGAAGATAAATATTTCGAAAGAAGAAAATATCCATCTGGTCAACATGGAGCTAACCGTCGTAGAGGAAAACGTTCAGAATATTTTATTCAATTAATAGAAAAACAAAAAGCGAGGTATACCTATGGAATATTAGAACGACAATTTGAAAGTTTATTTTTTGAAGCTTCGAAAAAAAAAGGAATAACTGGAGAGTTATTGTTGCAAGCATGTGAAAGTCGTTTAGATAACATAGTTTTTAGATTAAAATTTGCACCATCTCGATCTTCTGCTCGTCAAATTGTTTCTCATAGACATATTATTGTGAATAATAAAATAGTTAACATTCCATCTTTTCGATTAAAACCTGGAGATAAAATAGAAATTAAAGAAAAATCAAAAAAACACCCTGTAATATTAGATTCTATACACAATAAAACAGGACCAATAGTGGAATGGTTGATTTTGGATGAAAAAAACATGTTTGGTATATTTAGAATGATGCCAAAAAGAGCACAAATTCCTGAAAATATTAAGGAACAATTAATTGTTGAATTATATTCAAAATAG
- the rplQ gene encoding 50S ribosomal protein L17 — protein MNHKNKNNHLGRKYGHRKSLLSNIASSLIKKKRIFTTLAKAKTLRKYIEPIITKSKINTIHSKRNIFSYLKDKEAVSELFKDTFHKVRERSGGYTRIIKTGFRFGDQASYSLIEFVDFNEIYTSKKRVKSIRRSRKKHSSNNNNE, from the coding sequence ATGAATCATAAAAATAAAAATAATCACTTGGGAAGAAAATATGGACATCGTAAATCCCTTCTTTCTAACATTGCTTCTTCTCTTATAAAAAAGAAAAGAATTTTTACAACTTTGGCTAAAGCTAAAACTTTAAGAAAATATATAGAGCCTATTATAACAAAATCAAAAATTAACACAATTCATTCTAAAAGAAATATTTTTTCGTATTTAAAAGATAAAGAAGCGGTATCAGAATTATTTAAGGATACTTTTCACAAAGTACGTGAACGTTCTGGTGGGTATACTAGAATAATAAAAACTGGATTTCGTTTTGGAGATCAAGCTTCTTATTCCCTGATTGAATTCGTAGATTTTAATGAAATATATACTTCTAAAAAAAGAGTAAAATCCATAAGACGGAGCAGAAAAAAACATAGTAGTAACAATAACAATGAGTAA
- the rplP gene encoding 50S ribosomal protein L16, with the protein MLQPKKTKYKKKQKGRIRGNAKKGIFLSRGLYGIKALEGAWITSRQLEAARIAATRYMKREGQLWINVFPDKPATRKPQEVRMGKGKGPVEFWVSVVKPGRILFEIDGVEMDVAKEALRLAAQKLPIKIKFIYSNEL; encoded by the coding sequence ATGTTACAACCAAAAAAAACAAAATATAAAAAAAAACAAAAAGGAAGAATTCGTGGAAATGCAAAAAAGGGTATTTTTCTTTCTCGAGGTTTGTATGGAATCAAAGCTTTAGAAGGAGCTTGGATCACTTCTAGACAATTAGAGGCTGCGAGAATTGCTGCAACAAGATATATGAAAAGAGAAGGACAATTATGGATTAATGTTTTTCCTGATAAGCCAGCTACAAGAAAACCACAAGAAGTCCGTATGGGAAAAGGAAAAGGTCCTGTTGAATTCTGGGTATCTGTAGTTAAACCTGGTCGAATTTTATTTGAAATAGATGGAGTTGAAATGGATGTAGCTAAAGAAGCTTTAAGATTAGCTGCTCAAAAACTTCCTATAAAAATAAAATTTATTTATTCTAATGAATTATGA
- the rpsE gene encoding 30S ribosomal protein S5 produces MSIKYTGFELKEKLVGVTRVCKVTKGRRYFSFSAIVIKGNENGIVGYGFGKSKEAPDAIHKAGEQAKKNLFKVCISNGTIPHKQEAKYGGARILIKPASDGTGIIAGGPLRAVLEAAGLRNVLSKSKGSSNHHNVIKATIKALSKMRDVYIIAKQRGINTKKVYDG; encoded by the coding sequence ATGTCAATAAAATATACAGGATTTGAGTTAAAAGAAAAATTAGTTGGAGTAACAAGAGTATGTAAGGTAACTAAAGGAAGAAGGTATTTTAGTTTTAGTGCTATTGTTATTAAAGGAAACGAAAATGGAATAGTAGGTTATGGATTTGGAAAATCTAAAGAAGCACCTGATGCTATTCATAAAGCTGGAGAGCAAGCAAAAAAAAATCTTTTTAAGGTATGTATTTCTAATGGAACCATACCTCATAAACAAGAGGCTAAATATGGGGGAGCGCGTATTCTGATCAAACCTGCATCTGATGGGACTGGAATCATTGCTGGAGGTCCTTTAAGGGCCGTTCTTGAAGCTGCAGGATTGAGAAATGTTTTGTCTAAATCTAAAGGATCGTCTAATCATCATAATGTTATAAAAGCAACGATCAAAGCATTAAGTAAAATGAGAGATGTTTATATAATAGCAAAACAAAGAGGAATAAACACAAAAAAAGTATACGATGGATAA
- the infA gene encoding translation initiation factor IF-1, whose protein sequence is MAKQKHIEVDGIIIDSSPNAMFRVELENGCVVKAHISGKMRMHYIKILPGDKVRLEMSSYDLERGRITYRY, encoded by the coding sequence ATGGCTAAACAAAAGCATATTGAAGTTGATGGCATTATCATAGATTCATCTCCGAATGCGATGTTTCGTGTAGAATTAGAGAATGGATGTGTTGTAAAAGCTCATATTTCAGGTAAAATGAGAATGCATTATATAAAAATATTGCCAGGAGATAAAGTAAGATTAGAAATGTCTTCTTATGATTTAGAAAGAGGAAGAATAACTTATAGATATTAA